Proteins from a single region of Nakamurella deserti:
- a CDS encoding THUMP-like domain-containing protein: protein MSFRFSAADLDFLAAGEDDLAALAPSLTLRPDSTLRDLDVARRRVGDHAAAAVETLTLRRRAVPKLGGRAAGWWLTDEALQQATPWPVAVHRAGRLAGVAVHDVTCSIGADLAALVDAGSRVLGSDLDPVRVRMARHNVGPVVVRADALQPISSGMQPYADPARRDGSGRRILSAATVPSLDALDRAWPGRPPVLRVPPGVDYDALARPGEVEIVSLDGSAREAVLWPPALARVGRRATVLSSTGPAVQLTDLDPDEIPVGPVGRWLVDPDPAVVRSHLVRQYGFRHGLGQLDPHLAYLTGDVPPPVGRAFRVLESAPFKERTVADWLRAAGAGTVEIKVRGLPVIPDELRLRLRKALTGPRNVERTLVLARVGRHAMAYLTQAVVVG from the coding sequence GTGAGCTTCCGGTTCAGCGCCGCGGACCTGGATTTCCTGGCCGCCGGCGAGGACGACCTCGCCGCGCTGGCGCCGTCGCTGACGCTGCGCCCGGACAGCACGCTGCGCGACCTCGACGTCGCCCGCCGCCGGGTCGGAGACCATGCGGCCGCCGCGGTCGAGACGCTCACGTTGCGCCGCCGCGCGGTGCCCAAACTCGGTGGGCGTGCGGCCGGCTGGTGGCTGACCGACGAGGCGCTGCAGCAGGCCACACCGTGGCCGGTCGCCGTGCACCGCGCCGGCCGGTTGGCCGGGGTGGCCGTCCACGACGTCACCTGTTCGATCGGGGCCGACCTCGCGGCCCTGGTCGACGCCGGGAGCCGCGTCCTGGGATCGGACCTCGACCCCGTCCGGGTCCGGATGGCCCGGCACAACGTCGGGCCGGTCGTCGTGAGAGCCGACGCGCTGCAGCCGATCTCGTCAGGCATGCAGCCCTACGCCGATCCGGCGCGTCGCGACGGCAGCGGGCGCCGGATCCTGTCCGCGGCGACGGTTCCGAGCCTGGACGCGCTCGACCGGGCCTGGCCCGGCCGGCCGCCGGTGCTGCGGGTGCCGCCGGGCGTGGACTACGACGCGCTGGCCCGTCCGGGCGAGGTGGAGATCGTGTCGCTGGACGGATCGGCGCGGGAGGCGGTGCTGTGGCCGCCGGCCCTGGCCCGGGTCGGGCGCCGGGCGACCGTCCTGAGCTCGACCGGACCGGCGGTGCAGCTGACCGACCTGGACCCGGACGAGATCCCGGTCGGCCCGGTGGGGCGGTGGCTGGTCGACCCCGATCCGGCCGTCGTACGGTCGCACCTGGTGCGCCAGTACGGGTTCCGGCACGGCCTCGGCCAGCTCGACCCGCACCTGGCCTACCTGACCGGGGACGTGCCCCCTCCGGTCGGGCGGGCCTTCCGGGTGCTGGAGTCGGCTCCGTTCAAGGAGCGGACGGTGGCCGACTGGCTGCGAGCCGCCGGTGCCGGGACGGTGGAGATCAAGGTGCGGGGGCTGCCGGTGATCCCCGACGAGTTGCGGCTCCGGCTTCGCAAGGCGCTCACCGGGCCGCGGAACGTCGAGCGGACCCTGGTGCTGGCCCGCGTGGGCCGGCACGCGATGGCCTACCTCACGCAGGCGGTCGTGGTCGGCTGA
- a CDS encoding ABC transporter ATP-binding protein produces MLCVSASAVSIQPGPESVVHLNEVTVRRGNTLLLDRVSLDVGVDQRWVVLGPNGAGKTTLLQIAAAQLHPTSGRAHVLGARLGAVNLAEIRPSIGISSAALAARMPPEETVRDVVVSAGYGQVGRWRETYDELDFARADELLEAMGMSTLSARQYGTLSEGERKRALAARALMTDPELLLLDEPAAGLDLGGREDLLARLDVLANDPAAPTTVLVTHHVEEIPSAFTHLLLLREGRVVTAGPIASTLTDEALTATFGLPLTVSQRRGRYFAHA; encoded by the coding sequence ATGCTGTGCGTGAGCGCCAGCGCAGTGAGCATCCAGCCCGGACCGGAATCGGTCGTCCACCTCAACGAGGTCACCGTGCGGAGGGGGAACACCCTGCTGCTCGACCGGGTCAGCCTCGACGTCGGCGTCGACCAGCGGTGGGTGGTGCTGGGTCCCAACGGGGCGGGCAAGACGACCCTGTTGCAGATCGCCGCCGCTCAGCTGCACCCGACCTCGGGCCGGGCCCACGTGCTGGGCGCCCGGCTCGGTGCGGTCAACCTGGCCGAGATCCGGCCGTCCATCGGCATCTCCTCGGCCGCGCTGGCCGCCCGGATGCCACCCGAGGAGACCGTGCGCGACGTCGTGGTGTCCGCCGGCTACGGCCAGGTCGGCCGCTGGCGGGAGACCTACGACGAACTCGACTTCGCGCGCGCCGACGAGTTGCTGGAGGCGATGGGCATGTCGACCCTGAGTGCGCGTCAGTACGGCACGTTGTCCGAGGGTGAACGCAAACGCGCGCTCGCGGCCCGGGCGCTGATGACCGACCCCGAACTGCTGCTCCTGGACGAACCGGCGGCCGGCCTGGACCTGGGTGGCCGGGAGGATCTGCTGGCCCGCCTCGACGTACTGGCCAACGACCCGGCCGCGCCGACGACCGTTCTGGTGACCCACCACGTCGAGGAGATCCCCTCGGCGTTCACCCACCTGCTGCTGCTGCGGGAGGGCCGGGTGGTCACCGCCGGGCCGATCGCGTCGACCCTCACCGACGAGGCGCTGACCGCCACGTTCGGCCTGCCGCTGACCGTCTCCCAGCGCCGCGGGCGCTACTTCGCCCATGCCTGA
- the glgX gene encoding glycogen debranching protein GlgX — MFSDVVPSPPAAPIPGAGRPFPLGATPTAGGTHFSVVSDRATAVDLCLVDPDGTERRVRLPQRTYGAWHGFVPGVAPGQRYGYRVHGVDPSKLLLDPYARQVDRTAYDLDVVRTQGADSAGHAPLGVVTPPPPRPRPGPGVSWEDTVFYEAHVKGLTQLHPEVPPELRGTYAGVAHPAVIAHLQALQVTAVELLPVHATATEPGLLATGRANYWGYSTLSYFAVHPGYAAEPGAELAEFAAMVDALHAAGIEVVLDVVYNHTTEGGVDIPIWLSQRGLDRDAYYLTDGHDITGTGNTVQCGSLATVRMVCDSLRYFAEELQVDGFRFDLASVLGRPSGGPFDPNAPLLAAIAADPVLSTRKLIAEPWDATGEGYAVGRFGPSWAEWNDRFRDTVRDFWRGVGGIQDLGYRLSGSSDLYGQLRRPWASVNFVTAHDGFTLRDAVSYSHKHNLANGEDGRDGTDNNRSANYGTEGETTDPAIRAMRTRQARNIAATLLLSTGTPLITQGDEMWRTQRGNNNAYCQDNDISWVDWTESEDSRDMLAFFRRTLGIRRATPALHQGEFFEGRAASGADSTPDLMWFNTDGLPMSISDWFDSYRSTVQMWIDGDAATGADGTPGPASSWLLVLHAGWDSTDITLPGPPYGSTYVPVLDTDTPTGEPADVTPLPSGTPMTIRGRTCWLLRTEPTR; from the coding sequence ATGTTCTCCGACGTCGTGCCGTCGCCGCCCGCGGCCCCCATCCCCGGCGCCGGGCGGCCCTTCCCGCTCGGCGCCACCCCCACGGCCGGGGGCACCCACTTCTCGGTGGTGTCCGACCGCGCCACCGCCGTCGACCTGTGCCTGGTCGACCCCGACGGCACCGAACGTCGGGTCCGGCTGCCGCAGCGCACCTACGGGGCCTGGCACGGATTCGTCCCCGGGGTGGCACCCGGTCAGCGGTACGGCTACCGGGTGCACGGCGTCGACCCGTCGAAGCTGCTGCTGGACCCCTACGCCCGACAGGTCGACCGCACCGCCTACGACCTCGACGTCGTCCGCACGCAAGGCGCCGACAGCGCCGGTCACGCGCCCCTCGGCGTCGTCACTCCACCGCCGCCGCGCCCGCGCCCCGGACCGGGCGTGTCGTGGGAGGACACCGTGTTCTACGAGGCCCACGTGAAGGGACTCACGCAGCTGCACCCCGAGGTGCCCCCGGAACTGCGCGGCACCTACGCGGGCGTCGCCCACCCCGCGGTGATCGCACACCTGCAGGCGCTGCAGGTCACCGCGGTGGAGTTGCTGCCGGTGCACGCCACCGCCACCGAACCCGGACTGCTGGCCACCGGTCGGGCCAACTACTGGGGCTACTCGACGCTGTCGTACTTCGCGGTGCACCCCGGGTACGCCGCCGAGCCGGGTGCCGAGCTCGCCGAGTTCGCCGCGATGGTCGACGCCCTGCACGCCGCGGGCATCGAGGTCGTCCTCGACGTCGTCTACAACCACACCACCGAGGGCGGCGTCGACATCCCGATCTGGCTGTCCCAGCGCGGCCTGGACCGGGACGCCTACTACCTCACCGACGGGCACGACATCACCGGCACCGGCAACACGGTGCAGTGCGGGTCGCTGGCCACGGTGCGGATGGTCTGCGACTCCCTGCGGTACTTCGCCGAGGAGCTGCAGGTCGACGGCTTCCGATTCGACCTCGCCTCGGTCCTGGGCCGGCCCAGCGGCGGCCCCTTCGACCCCAACGCGCCGCTGCTGGCGGCCATCGCCGCCGACCCGGTGCTGTCGACCCGCAAGCTGATCGCCGAGCCGTGGGACGCTACCGGCGAGGGCTACGCGGTGGGCCGCTTCGGGCCGTCCTGGGCGGAGTGGAACGACCGCTTCCGCGACACTGTCCGCGACTTCTGGCGCGGCGTCGGCGGCATCCAGGACCTCGGCTACCGGTTGTCCGGCTCGTCGGACCTCTACGGCCAGCTCCGGCGGCCCTGGGCCTCGGTCAATTTCGTCACCGCCCACGACGGCTTCACCCTGCGCGACGCCGTGTCCTACTCGCACAAACACAACCTCGCCAACGGCGAGGACGGCCGGGACGGCACCGACAACAACCGCAGCGCCAACTACGGCACCGAGGGCGAGACGACGGACCCGGCGATCCGGGCGATGCGCACCCGGCAGGCCCGCAACATCGCGGCCACCCTGCTGCTGTCGACGGGGACTCCGCTGATCACCCAGGGCGACGAGATGTGGCGCACCCAGCGGGGCAACAACAACGCCTACTGCCAGGACAACGACATCTCCTGGGTCGACTGGACGGAGTCCGAGGACAGCCGGGACATGCTGGCCTTCTTCCGCCGCACCCTCGGCATCCGACGCGCGACACCGGCGCTGCACCAGGGCGAGTTCTTCGAGGGGCGCGCCGCGTCCGGCGCCGACAGCACCCCGGACCTGATGTGGTTCAACACCGACGGCCTGCCGATGTCCATCTCGGACTGGTTCGACTCCTACCGCAGCACCGTGCAGATGTGGATCGACGGCGACGCCGCGACCGGTGCGGACGGCACCCCTGGGCCGGCGTCATCCTGGCTGCTGGTGCTGCACGCCGGCTGG
- a CDS encoding enoyl-CoA hydratase/isomerase family protein, protein MPEPTAPLVRLETDGAVGIIRLDRPPVNAINAAMHAPLRAAAEAAAADPAIRAVVVYGGERAFAAGADIKEMAEQSSAEITTYGRGLIEAIDAVARIPKPVIAAISRYALGGGCELALAADFRVMGEDALIGLPEITLGVVPGGGGTQRLPRLVGVTRAKELIFGGRPVHGDEAVRIGLASRSVPAAEVYETALSWARELAAGPTVALGAAKYAVDAGTEMDLASGLRLEAQVFSSLFGTADQRSGMRSFIESGPGKAGFTGA, encoded by the coding sequence ATGCCTGAGCCCACCGCGCCGCTGGTGCGGCTGGAGACCGACGGTGCGGTCGGGATCATCCGGTTGGACCGGCCGCCGGTGAACGCGATCAACGCCGCCATGCACGCCCCGCTGCGGGCGGCCGCCGAAGCGGCTGCCGCTGACCCGGCGATCCGCGCGGTCGTGGTGTACGGCGGTGAGCGGGCGTTCGCCGCCGGTGCCGACATCAAGGAGATGGCGGAGCAGTCGTCCGCCGAGATCACCACCTACGGCAGGGGTCTCATCGAGGCGATCGACGCGGTCGCCCGCATCCCGAAGCCGGTCATCGCCGCGATCAGCCGTTACGCCCTGGGCGGCGGCTGCGAGCTCGCACTGGCCGCCGACTTCCGGGTCATGGGTGAGGACGCGCTGATCGGGCTCCCCGAGATCACCCTGGGCGTCGTCCCCGGCGGTGGCGGCACCCAGCGGCTGCCCCGCCTGGTCGGGGTGACCCGCGCCAAGGAGCTCATCTTCGGGGGACGGCCCGTGCACGGCGACGAGGCGGTGCGGATCGGGCTGGCGTCGCGCTCGGTGCCCGCCGCCGAGGTGTACGAGACCGCCCTGAGCTGGGCGCGGGAGCTCGCCGCCGGACCGACCGTGGCGCTGGGGGCGGCCAAGTACGCGGTGGACGCCGGGACCGAGATGGACCTCGCCAGCGGACTCCGGTTGGAGGCCCAGGTGTTCAGCAGCCTGTTCGGCACCGCCGACCAGCGGTCGGGGATGCGGTCGTTCATCGAGTCCGGACCGGGCAAGGCCGGGTTCACCGGCGCGTGA